A window of Solanum stenotomum isolate F172 chromosome 3, ASM1918654v1, whole genome shotgun sequence contains these coding sequences:
- the LOC125857657 gene encoding CBL-interacting serine/threonine-protein kinase 20-like, with product MKIGDFGQLYGKQITMIDKLQRQIILEERRFSSRLASLQEDVVDQPFAMAARIYDTERDTISMHKYEIGKLLGQGTFAKVYHARNLKTGQIVAVKVIDKEKVMKVGLIDQIKREISVMRLIRHPNVVELYEVMTSKTKIYFAMEYVRGGELFNKVAKGRLRESAARKYFQQLIASVDFCHSRGVYHRDLKPENILLDETGNLKVSDFGLSALYDTKRQDGLLHTTCGTPAYVTPEVINKRGYDGEKADIWSCGVILFVLLTGYLPFHDTNLMEMYKKISKGIFKCPECFPCEVKKLLSRILDPNLFSRITLAKLMDNNWFKKGFKQITCSIYLFYHFATLILRKQ from the exons ATGAAAATTGGAGACTTTGGTCAGCTTTATGGTAAGCAAATTACCATGATTGATAAGTTACAAAGACAGATTATTTTAGAAGAGAGAAGATTTTCTTCAAGGTTAGCTAGCTTGCAAGAAGATGTTGTTGATCAACCGTTTGCTATGGCGGCCAGAATTTACGATACTGAACGAG ATACAATTTCGATGCATAAATATGAGATTGGTAAATTGTTAGGCCAAGGTACATTTGCCAAAGTTTATCATGCAAGGAACCTAAAAACAGGACAAATTGTAGCTGTTAAGGTAATTGACAAAGAAAAAGTCATGAAAGTTGGCTTAATTGACCAAATCAAACGTGAAATTTCTGTTATGAGATTAATTAGGCATCCAAATGTTGTTGAACTTTATGAAGTAATGACTagcaaaacaaaaatttattttgcaatGGAATATGTTAGAGGTGGTGAATTATTCAATAAGGTTGCTAAAGGGAGGCTTAGGGAATCAGCAGCGCGAAAATACTTTCAACAATTAATCGCGTCTGTTGATTTCTGTCATAGTCGAGGGGTATATCATAGGGACTTGAAACCCGAAAATATACTCCTGGATGAAACTGGAAACCTAAAGGTTTCTGATTTTGGGTTGAGTGCTCTTTACGATACGAAAAGACAAGATGGCCTCCTCCACACGACGTGTGGAACTCCAGCATATGTCACGCCAGAGGTTATAAATAAGAGAGGATATGATGGCGAAAAGGCGGATATTTGGTCATGTGGGGTGATTTTGTTTGTATTGTTAACTGGTTATCTTCCATTTCATGACACAAATTTAATGGAAATGTATAAGAAAATTAGTAAAGGGATATTTAAATGCCCTGAATGTTTTCCTTGTGAAGTGAAAAAACTACTTTCAAGAATTCTTGATCCAAATCTATTTTCAAGAATCACATTAGCTAAGCTAATGGACAATAATTGGTTCAAGAAAGGATTCAAACAaattacttgttcaatttaCTTGTTCTACCATTTTGCAACACTAATATTGAGGAAACAGTGA